In one Lysobacter alkalisoli genomic region, the following are encoded:
- a CDS encoding 16S rRNA (uracil(1498)-N(3))-methyltransferase, whose protein sequence is MRLTRVHVDAPLIAGSELDLPEGPAAHLGRVLRLGIGDACVLFNGDGHDYAARITAAGKRELRVAVEQATRIENESPLAITLLQGVARGEKMDLILQKATELGVAAIVPLWSQRSEVKLDGARAEKRLVHWRNVVVSACEQSGRARVPTVAEPLALDRALAALPQGGLRLTLDPEGIHTFTTLDVDRHQPIHLAIGPEGGWSPRDLEQLQAEDFAGLKLGPRILRTETAGLAAIAALQARFGDFG, encoded by the coding sequence ATGCGCCTGACCCGCGTCCACGTCGATGCCCCCCTGATCGCCGGCAGTGAACTCGACCTGCCCGAAGGCCCCGCCGCACATCTCGGCCGCGTGTTGCGGCTCGGCATCGGCGACGCCTGCGTGCTGTTCAACGGCGACGGTCACGACTACGCCGCCCGCATCACCGCCGCCGGCAAGCGCGAGTTGCGCGTCGCCGTCGAACAGGCGACGAGAATCGAGAATGAATCCCCGCTCGCGATCACCCTGCTGCAGGGCGTCGCCCGCGGCGAGAAGATGGACCTGATCCTGCAGAAGGCGACCGAACTCGGCGTCGCCGCGATCGTGCCGCTGTGGTCGCAGCGCAGCGAAGTGAAGCTCGACGGCGCCCGCGCCGAGAAGCGCCTCGTCCACTGGCGCAACGTCGTCGTTTCAGCCTGCGAACAGTCCGGTCGCGCCCGCGTCCCGACCGTCGCCGAACCGCTGGCGCTGGACAGGGCACTGGCCGCATTGCCACAAGGCGGTCTGCGCCTGACCCTCGACCCCGAGGGCATACACACCTTTACCACTCTCGACGTGGACCGACACCAGCCCATCCACCTCGCCATCGGCCCCGAAGGCGGCTGGTCCCCGCGCGACCTCGAACAACTGCAGGCCGAAGATTTTGCCGGGCTGAAACTCGGCCCGCGCATCCTGCGCACCGAAACCGCCGGCTTGGCCGCGATCGCGGCGCTGCAGGCACGGTTCGGGGATTTCGGCTGA